tattttttaagtatttcttGATTAGGTTTAATATGTTggtgtaaaaatttaaaaaatattatcttattataattttaagtttaaaaacattttaaaaaacatttcctaTCATTCTACCGAGTATGCTCTTAAAGCTATGGTTTGTGTTGCTGATCCTTATAGAactgtttctttaatttataccttatttttttggcaggttataatttataaaaaagaaattccaaaTCAGCTCGATTCAGTTGGGTCTGTTTCAATTTAATTGGGCTTTTCTTAGTTTGTTTTGGGTCTTTTTGGATAATGACCCtgagtgttttgtttttatttttttgcctttatTTGTTATGGATCTAGCCTCTGACttctttatattaaattttcatcTAAGAAAGTAATGGACTGTCACACataaaaatcatgtaaatgctactaaaaaattaaaaattaagaactaaattgaatATATAAGAAAGTTTAATTAAGTACTTTGTTGGATTTTCGAACTAAACTCTGGCTATTTTCTTCAACTCAAACTTGCCACTGTCACTGCCCACCATCTTCCTCCTTTAGCTATAAATAGTCTTAAAAAATCACGAAACACTTCTCTTgaactcaaaaatatatatagaaattttaagaattcattttaaataaccaataaaaaactaaattaaaatttatcaatgagagttttttttttttttttttaaaaaacctagcTTTTGCATCCATGGTTGTTTTTGGTTTCCAAAAGATATTGGATTTGCTATGTTCCTCACCAGAACCAGCAGAAAAAAATTCCATATTTTGATGATAGATCAAACACGGTaatagcaaaagaaaaggaaaaggaaagatggGATGTTGTTATGGTAGAAATGAAATTACCTAAAGAtgaagaaatcaaaatcaaagagagagaaagggggtcaaccaaatataaaattgtttatgagatgattataaaaaaaaattattgtaaagaACAGTAaacactccttttttttttggtttaattttttaattttaaagatattttttttcgtttcactttatattttatttgttttttttttaattaatcaaataccaaATTACTTCTcatcttaaattaaaataattataaaaatactaaaatatttactgggttttatttttttgtcttcatgagtattttggttttttcaccTTGTAACGAAGAAACAATAAATCGGCACCTATTGCAAAgatgtttcagtttttttaatgggCATACAAATTGTAACCATGCAATTTATAAATTATCcatacaaaaaagaagaagaaggaatagTGCCGGTCCAACCCTTCTGTTGCCACCAAATCTTGTCGCGAGAAAACGTTTAACATGGAATTTGATATCTTTAAGTGCTCATTCAAGGCTCTTTAGTCCCCCACCAACAAAAAATTTCTCTTTCATCTCCCTTCCTAGCTCCTTCCCTCCCTCTTAAAACCCCCTCTCTCTCAACCTCCATTACCACCCAAACTATACTCTATCACGCTAGACAGAGGGAGAGGTTTTACGAGGCTTTTAAACAGCACCCTTTTGATACATCTCTTCTTTGAATCACCAACCAAACCAATTTCccttccatctttctttttttttggttgtcaATTACACTCACATGCACCGTTAACACAAGCAAGCAACCCGTTGTAGATACACACACTTTTGTACCTTTTTTTTACTGGGTTTGCAGTGTTGAATTGAACAATGAAGGGCGAGGATCAAGCGAGGTCTTtgtttgggatttctttatccgaTCGGCCTAAATGGCAACAGTTTCTTATTTGCTCTTCTGGGTTCTTCTTTGGCTATCTCATCAATGGCGTCTGCGAGGTTTGTTTTTGACCTTTATCACTGTTTATCATCTTGGGATTTTTTATGAAGTGTGGAGatgttgtttgtttctttttttcacttcGATGGCcaattgttcttgtttttcttttctttttggtgtaATTGGTTAAATTTTATGTTGTGAGCATCGATTTATTTCTAAGGTTTTTGCTATACTCTGTTCGATTGCTGAGATTGAAACTAACGGAAAGcaaagttttttagattttggatttaatcGATGACAAAGTCTCATGACTTTTGTTTTCTCTGCAACCAAACAGAGGTGGCCCTGTgcgttataatttttttgtttcttaaattttacCAAGTCAACTGTCTTCTTATGTCATTATTTTGCtaaaaagatttttcttttcttttctgggtgTTCCTTGTATACTGTGTTATTCGTTTTGACCTTAAATTATGAAAATCGAATATTACAATATTGGTAAATTTCTGGTTGGTTTTTGTTTGATTCTCATCTTTGAACCTTTGATCTGATCATTGACATTTCGCATCTTTCATTGGCTAATTCCAGGAATATGTGTATAatcggcttcaattcaggtacATCACCATCGACAgtattttctagttttgttcTGTCATGTAGTAATTCttatgcatgtttgttttttcttttgagttttcagCTATGGTTGGTATTTCACATTTGTACAAGGATTTGTGTACTTGGTGCTTATATACTTGCAGGGTTTTACCCCCAAGCAAATGGTGAATCCATGGAAAACTTATTGGAAACTCTCTGCTGTTCTTATGGGTTCTCATGGGCTGACTAAGGGGTCCCTGGCCTTTCTCAATTATCCAGCTCAAATCATGTTCAAATCCACCAAGGTAAACTCAGTTCTTATCAACCTCTTCTTCTTTAAACTTATATTCATGTCTTCTAATCGGTCGTGAAAGGTTTTGttctttaaaacaaaaagatttatGTACATATGGaagtaatatttaattgaacTTATGTTGCTTGCATTTGAATACGTGGAAatcttgaagaaatttaagatgGATCTTGTCTCTTATTCTGTAATTTGTGAGTTTTGGTGATTTTGAGAATCTAGGTACTGCCAGTTATGGTAATGGGCGCCTTTATTCCAGGATTGAGAAGAAAATATCCATTTCATGAATACATATCAGCCCTGCTTCTGGTCATCGGTCTGATCCTTTTCACCTTGGCAGATGCCCAAACATCGCCAAATTTTAGCATAATTGGTGTCCTGATGATTTCTGGTGCTTTAATTATGGATTCTTTAATGGGTAATTTGCAAGAAGCAATATTTACCATGAATCCGGACACCACTCAGGTGATCTCAATATTCTGTTGGTACTTAAATGCAAAAttgatttgacaaaaaatagTATCCcattaggctttttttttccttgacagATCGAGGTGCTGTTCTGCTCTACAGTTGTTGGATTGCCTTTCTTGCTCCCTCCGATGATCCTGACTGGAGAGCTGTTTAAGGCTTGGAAATCTTGTGCTCAAGTAAAGAACTATGCTCTTACAAGTTTTTGTCATCTTGCGTGCacttataaattgattttaaaagaaatccTTCGTGTCCATGTGGAGCTCCATTGAAAATGGTTGGGGTCAAGTTACACTTAACGTGCCGGGTATGCACAATCGAGGGAAGTTCCTAGGAGAAATCAATGATTTGGTGGCTGAAAGTCCACttcatttatttaaatgatgaatACCGTCCCCTGACGTAGTCAAACCTCTAGTGGGGTTATTTTCTAAGCTTCTCTACTGGGGACATAacttgctttaaaaaattaggaATTCTGTAGTACTAAAGTATTGATAAGGGGAGAGGGAAATACTTATTGATTGACAAGTAAAGAATTTATGTTACCAAGAGGTTTGTTTGGGTCAAGGGAAGACAGTTCATGAGCTCTTTTCTGGTCAATTGAACATAGAAACAGATTTAAGATTTTTGTTACTCCAGTTACTTATTCTCCTAGTATAAcgtatttaaaataaatgatctACTATCAGAAATCCAGATTGTCACTGCCTTAAATGTCTAATATTATTCCTTTTGATAATTACTATAAATTTTGTTTCTATTGCCAAGATCCTTTGATCATTGCTGCTTTATGTGTTGCAGCATCCTTACGTGTATGGGGTGTTAGTATTTGAAGCCATGGCCACATTCATTGGCCAAATTTCTGTTCTATCCCTCATTGCCATTTTTGGGGCTGCTACCACTGCCATGGTAAGTCCatccccctccctccctctggATAGCTGTAAACTATGCATTTTGTTCCCGACTTCATCATGTCTTGTATCGGAATAATTCACTTGGAAGCCTAATGGGGGATTCAAtagctttcaaaattaaaaatatttttaccacCTTATTCTAGGATCATGTTTTAGCGTTTTACATGATATATCTAACTGTAAGGTTCTGATTTGTACTGGCGTGCAGATAACAACTGCTAGAAAAGCAGTTACCTTGTTGCTGTCATATATGATATTCACAAAGCCATTAACCGAGCAGCATGGATCAGGGCTGCTGCTCATCGCCATGGGAATTATATTGAAGATGGTTCCTATAGATTATAAACCCCCAGGTAGGAGTGCACCTAGAAATGGGAAGTCCCATTTTAAAGATGAGAAAAGTCAAGCAGATAGTAGGAAAGGTGAAGGAGATGAAGAAAAAAGGCCCTTAGTTTGAAGACCAAGGTCatagatttttttgttcttatttgtaattttttcctcGAATTTGTTCTTGGTTTCTCATTAAACCCAGGAAGGGCATGGGGGATAGGAATAAGAAAAGTATATCAGGtcaggaaagaaagagagaatagACATGCTAGCTACTTGTAATGTAAAATTTCAGTGGTGAAACTGATTTACCTTTcgatgtttttgaaattgaaatacaagAGCaatgttctctttctttttgtggCCCGATATGGCATGCCCTTCTTCATAGTTTGATGTTTAATACAGAAATATATGGAGATTAAAGTGATGGTTGCCTCAACATGTGAACTTGTCTTAAAACCATTTTGAAGCCTGTGTCAACTGGTAGGGCAACCGCTCCTCGGCAGCTAATGGTTGATGTCGAGGATTCTCCTCGTAATGATTGGCAATTTGTTCCATAGAAGTTTCAGATACAGAGACACAGAAGTGGCCCATCGAATGATCGAATGCCCTGAGGAGCGACATCCCATCCCATCGTTCTCCTGATTTTTGTCAAGAAAGTGTGTTGCTGCTCAGCCTCGAGAAATTTTATCATCATGGATATGTTTAGATTAGCTTTTGTCaactcaattaaatattttcctCATCTCATTTAGGCGTACCAACCTCCTTGAACTGTTTGCaaggattatttttatttttattttttcacaaacttCCCTCCAGTTGGAATCCGAAATGGAACAATATAGgaaaaatctcaatttagtCCCAAACCTATACAACTTATCAATTAGGTCTTGCATTTATCGCTTGTATCcttttgtcaatttattttaataatttaagtctAATTGCATATTCTATGCTCTAAAATGATTTTCCATCGACATTAAACTTTTTTGTCAAATGTGCTTATTTATGCACTAAAATGgcataatttgaagaaaaaaaatgaaaacaaatattgatCAACACTCATAAAAAGACTTGATCGAGAATTTTTGAGATGTAAATGATAAAATCTATAAATTCAAGACTCAATTGAAAATGAGTATAAACTTGGGACTAAATTGAGGTTTTCAGGATAATTTATATTCACAAGCCTTATTGAATAAATCAGTTTCAGTTTTGCTCTCAGGAACTTTACCCCCCCCCCATAATTTCATGGGCTCAAAGCCCATCCCATAAGCTGGTAAAATTTGTAAATATTTACAAATTTAGcatatttatattcaaaaagtgtttaaaaaaacttttgaattttttttatttcaaactaatttttataattttaatatattaatataaaatataattttattttaaaaaaatttaaataaattttttttttaaaaataacaacaaaaataattaattttgtaacaAATTGTAATAATGAGGGCATAAAATAGCACAAATGCACATAATCCAATTAAAATTTAGAGTATATTTGAAAGTatggtaaaattattttttattttataatatattaaagtaatatttttttatttttaaaaattatttttaatataaagtatcaaaatatttttaaaaaaattaaaattgttaattaatttttttttaattgttttcaaaatgatttcCAAATATAATAACGAACGCACACTTAATTACCCACGTGATCAAACGGTCACAATCACCtcactttttattaaattaatctccAAATTTTTAAAAGGATAGCATCATCATTCATCACCATTAACCAAAAGCCcctgaaagaaaattgaaaaaataattcaaaagcaagaaaaacccTATTTTGGTTCCCTTTCTCTCCTTACTGCttttcaagaaaagaagaaatcatGAAAGGAGCGAAACGATTTGCCGCTTCAGACCCAGGCCCTGATTCGAATGACACGGCAGTGAGTTTCTTAAAGAAAACCCTAATTTGATTCTACTTGATTGTCTTGTTTACTTGATAAAGGATATGCTTATTTGtgcttttaggaaaaaaaaaaaaaacatttctgtAGTTCTGCTTTGGATTTGTAATAATGACGTTTGGATTTTGAATTGCGGACTGTAGCTTAAATTGGGATTTTgaatttagttttgagtttttgaggAATTTAGTGctttaattgattaatattttttatgataaagtgAAATTAGGGCTAAAAATTTAGTTCTTTTAGTTTCTAGACGGTCTATGTATTTTATGTTAATGCATTTTAAGGAGCTTTAGTGAGATTCTTGGTTGCATTTGTTCATATCTTTGAATGTTTAATTGAGCTCATTGTGTAGGCAAAATCAAAACTACGATTCCATAActtagtttttgttattttcactGCTGGCTTTTGTACTTTTCCATGgaaagaataatttattttacgtCTTTTTGGTATTGACATCCAATCATGTTTTAGAGGCTGATTGTGCAACACTCAATATGGTTGCAGTTACGGAATAAGAGAATAATGGAAGGATCGCTATTTGATATTCATAGACCTGAACAATCTCAGCAACAATCGACTCCATTGCCACCGTTGGATGCAAAACGGGCTGCTTCATCACAGCAGCATGTGAGAGCTCTCAATAACCAATTTGCCAGgtccatttctttctttgtatttgaaCAACTTTGCGTCTTCAGTTATTATCTGGTCAACTTAGTTTCTGCTTCAATGATTAATTTGGATGAAGATGATGCGTTCTCTTGTTTGTgtaaacccccccccccccccccccctcgaAATTAGAGGCTTAATTTCTGGGActtctttcaattttgaataGTTGGGTTCAAACGCAACTGAAGAACCATCCTGATGAACTCTGGGAAGATGGGATTCGAGATTACCTTGCTCATGCTTCAAACATTATGGTAACATTTAACATCCTTCAGTATGCATTAAAGGGGATATGCATGGCACTCATCTTTATATTGTAAAATGCATTTATAAAAGCTTTGATCTTCTCTCTAATTGCAGGAGAAGTTTAGTGATGTTGTCAATTGGCTTAAAGCAAATGCTGTAAAAGGAGGGCCTGTTGCTGATTATCTTCCAGCTGAAAAGAAATTGGTGCCTGAAATAAAGAATAATGAGAGCAAATTACTTCAAGAAAAAACTGGGTTTGCTTTACCAAGTACCAGTACAAGCCTTGCAAGTTCCTGGAGCTCTGGTTTCTTTTCTGCCAACCAAAGTTCTGGAGGAGTATCATCTAGTAGCCAAAGCTCTAGTTTATTCTCCAATGGT
This genomic interval from Populus alba chromosome 1, ASM523922v2, whole genome shotgun sequence contains the following:
- the LOC118033808 gene encoding UDP-galactose/UDP-glucose transporter 2, whose amino-acid sequence is MKGEDQARSLFGISLSDRPKWQQFLICSSGFFFGYLINGVCEEYVYNRLQFSYGWYFTFVQGFVYLVLIYLQGFTPKQMVNPWKTYWKLSAVLMGSHGLTKGSLAFLNYPAQIMFKSTKVLPVMVMGAFIPGLRRKYPFHEYISALLLVIGLILFTLADAQTSPNFSIIGVLMISGALIMDSLMGNLQEAIFTMNPDTTQIEVLFCSTVVGLPFLLPPMILTGELFKAWKSCAQHPYVYGVLVFEAMATFIGQISVLSLIAIFGAATTAMITTARKAVTLLLSYMIFTKPLTEQHGSGLLLIAMGIILKMVPIDYKPPGRSAPRNGKSHFKDEKSQADSRKGEGDEEKRPLV